The following is a genomic window from uncultured Hyphomonas sp..
CCGGCGGAATGCCGCCGGTCCCCTCGTCGAGGATGATGGTTTGCCGAATGGACGGCGTGCTGCCAGCCAGTGACACCAGCTCCGGCGTGTAGTCCCGGCCCTCGATCTGCGACCGCGCCAGGAGCAACACGGGCTGGCTGTCTTCGGTCACATAGGTGAGCTCGTTCAGCTGGTAGCGCGGATTGAGGCCGACCCAGATGCCGCCGATGGAGGCGGTTGCCAGGAAGCAGACAAAATAATCCGGGCTCGGCGTGCACAGCGTGGCCACCCGGTCTCCCTTGCGCACACCGGCGCTCAGCAGGGCGCGGGCAAGGGCCTCCACTTTATCATGGAACTGACGATAGGAGACATGCTGGCCTTCCAGGACCATGGCTGGCGTGTCCGGCGTCTGGGCGGCATAGTGGCCGACAAAGTCACTGATCCGGGGGAAGGCGGGCGGCAAATCAAAGCCTTCAGGGGCAGAGAGGGGCATGGCAGTTCACTCAGTTGAATTCGGCAATTGGCTCAGGGCGTGCGGGCGATCCTATTTGTTGATCCAGATCGCGAGCCATTCGCCAATGAGGGCAGGGCGCTCTTCGCCCTCGATTTCGATGCGGCAATCGAATTTCACCATCTGACGGCCCTTTTCATCGGTATAGTTTTCCAGCGTCTTGAAATGCCCGCGCACCCGGCAGCCGACCGGGACAGGGGAGACCAGCCGCATCCGGTCGAAACCATAGTTCAGGAAGTAGCCGATGTCCGCATGATCGCGGTCATTCGAGTCGCCCATGGCCGAATGCAGGAAATGGGTGAGCAGGGACATGGTGAGAAAGCCGAAGGCAATCGTTTTGCCGAACGCGCTGTTTTCGGCGGCCCATTCCGGGTCGATATGCATCGGGTCCGGGTCGAGCGTGACATCGCCGAAACCGGAGATCATTGGCTGGTTGACGGTCACCCATTCAGAGGTGCCGACATCTTCTCCCGGGCGGAACATCGCGAAATCGACGAGACCGGTTTGATTATCACTCATAGACTTGTGCCCCATTTCCTATTGACAAAAATGAGTATGGTCTCATTTTCATATTTAAGTCAACCGGACCCGCGTCTATCTGCGACATTCGGGCGGGACAGTGCCAGACGATACGACCGGGGAGCAGGATCAATG
Proteins encoded in this region:
- a CDS encoding MaoC/PaaZ C-terminal domain-containing protein translates to MSDNQTGLVDFAMFRPGEDVGTSEWVTVNQPMISGFGDVTLDPDPMHIDPEWAAENSAFGKTIAFGFLTMSLLTHFLHSAMGDSNDRDHADIGYFLNYGFDRMRLVSPVPVGCRVRGHFKTLENYTDEKGRQMVKFDCRIEIEGEERPALIGEWLAIWINK